A part of Capsicum annuum cultivar UCD-10X-F1 unplaced genomic scaffold, UCD10Xv1.1 ctg4748, whole genome shotgun sequence genomic DNA contains:
- the LOC107876649 gene encoding ACT domain-containing protein ACR4 isoform X2, with amino-acid sequence MATVSYSQNIMVDEYEKFIRRMNPPRVVIDNESCKSATIIKVDSANKHGILLEVVQVLTDLNLVITKAYITSDGGWFMDVFNVTNQEGKKITDEAMLDYIMKSLGPDSSFASSMRRSVGVTTGIDYTSIELIGSDRPGLLSEVSAVLTNLKCNVINAKVWTHNTRAAAIMQVSDEENGGIIDDPEKLSTMKQLLCNVLRCSNKFRDAKTIVSDGVSHTERRLHQLMFADRDYERTTGEELNEKERPNVSVINWKDKDYSVVTIRCKDRPKLLFDTICTLTDMQYVVFHGNVDAEGPVAHHEYCIRHIDGSPMKSDAERQRVIQCLEAAIERRVSEGLKLELSTTDRVGLLSDVTRIFRENGLTVTRAEVTTRAGKAVNMFYVRDSSGYRIDAKIIESVRQTIGQTILRVKGNIEGLNPVPQESPTRFLFGGLFKSRSFCNFGLVRSYS; translated from the exons ATGG CTACAGTTAGCTATTCTCAGAACATCATGGTTgatgaatatgaaaaatttattagaaGAATGAATCCACCAAG AGTGGTAATTGATAATGAGTCTTGCAAAAGTGCTACTATTATAAAG GTGGATAGTGCTAACAAACATGGAATACTTCTAGAGGTGGTACAAGTTCTAACTGATCTTAATCTTGTTATCACCAAGGCTTATATTACCTCAGATGGTGGATGGTTCATGGATG TTTTCAATGTAACTAATCAAGAAGGGAAAAAGATTACTGATGAAGCAATGTTGGATTATATCATGAAG TCTCTTGGTCCAGATTCTTCTTTCGCGTCATCCATGAGAAGATCAGTTGGGGTTACTACAGGAATCGACTACACCTCAATTGAGTTAATCGGAAGTGATAGACCAGGGCTATTGTCTGAAGTCAGCGCTGTCCTAACGAATCTTAAATGCAATGTGATAAATGCTAAGGTGTGGACACATAACACCCGAGCAGCAGCTATAATGCAAGTTAGCGATGAGGAAAACGGAGGTATAATTGATGATCCGGAAAAGTTGTCTACGATGAAGCAACTCTTGTGCAATGTACTTAGATGTAGCAATAAATTTAGGGATGCTAAGACAATTGTATCTGATGGGGTCTCTCATACTGAGAGAAGGCTTCACCAGCTAATGTTCGCAGACCGAGACTACGAACGTACTACTGGTGAAGAATTGAACGAAAAAGAGAGGCCTAATGTGAGTGTCATTAATTGGAAAGATAAGGACTACTCCGTTGTGACAATCCGATGTAAGGATAGACCAAAGCTTCTCTTTGATACAATTTGTACATTGACAGATATGCAGTATGTGGTTTTCCATGGCAATGTTGATGCTGAAGGACCAGTAGCCCACCAT GAGTACTGTATAAGACATATTGATGGATCCCCGATGAAATCAGATGCAGAACGGCAACGAGTGATTCAGTGTCTTGAAGCAGCAATAGAAAGAAGGGTATCTGAG GGATTGAAGCTAGAATTAAGTACCACGGACAGAGTAGGACTACTGTCAGACGTTACTAGGATCTTCCGCGAGAATGGCCTTACGGTCACCAGAGCAGAAGTGACAACTAGAGCAGGCAAAGCTGTAAATATGTTCTACGTTCGTGATTCATCAGGGTATCGTATTGATGCCAAGATCATAGAATCTGTTCGTCAGACCATCGGACAGACGATACTTAGAGTGAAAGGCAACATTGAAGGGTTAAATCCAGTTCCGCAAGAATCTCCAACTAGGTTCCTTTTTGGTGGTCTATTCAAGTCAAGATCCTTTTGTAATTTCGGTTTGGTTAGGTCGTATTCTTGA
- the LOC107876649 gene encoding ACT domain-containing protein ACR4 isoform X3: protein MVSYSQNIMVDEYEKFIRRMNPPRVVIDNESCKSATIIKVDSANKHGILLEVVQVLTDLNLVITKAYITSDGGWFMDVFNVTNQEGKKITDEAMLDYIMKSLGPDSSFASSMRRSVGVTTGIDYTSIELIGSDRPGLLSEVSAVLTNLKCNVINAKVWTHNTRAAAIMQVSDEENGGIIDDPEKLSTMKQLLCNVLRCSNKFRDAKTIVSDGVSHTERRLHQLMFADRDYERTTGEELNEKERPNVSVINWKDKDYSVVTIRCKDRPKLLFDTICTLTDMQYVVFHGNVDAEGPVAHHEYCIRHIDGSPMKSDAERQRVIQCLEAAIERRVSEGLKLELSTTDRVGLLSDVTRIFRENGLTVTRAEVTTRAGKAVNMFYVRDSSGYRIDAKIIESVRQTIGQTILRVKGNIEGLNPVPQESPTRFLFGGLFKSRSFCNFGLVRSYS from the exons ATGG TTAGCTATTCTCAGAACATCATGGTTgatgaatatgaaaaatttattagaaGAATGAATCCACCAAG AGTGGTAATTGATAATGAGTCTTGCAAAAGTGCTACTATTATAAAG GTGGATAGTGCTAACAAACATGGAATACTTCTAGAGGTGGTACAAGTTCTAACTGATCTTAATCTTGTTATCACCAAGGCTTATATTACCTCAGATGGTGGATGGTTCATGGATG TTTTCAATGTAACTAATCAAGAAGGGAAAAAGATTACTGATGAAGCAATGTTGGATTATATCATGAAG TCTCTTGGTCCAGATTCTTCTTTCGCGTCATCCATGAGAAGATCAGTTGGGGTTACTACAGGAATCGACTACACCTCAATTGAGTTAATCGGAAGTGATAGACCAGGGCTATTGTCTGAAGTCAGCGCTGTCCTAACGAATCTTAAATGCAATGTGATAAATGCTAAGGTGTGGACACATAACACCCGAGCAGCAGCTATAATGCAAGTTAGCGATGAGGAAAACGGAGGTATAATTGATGATCCGGAAAAGTTGTCTACGATGAAGCAACTCTTGTGCAATGTACTTAGATGTAGCAATAAATTTAGGGATGCTAAGACAATTGTATCTGATGGGGTCTCTCATACTGAGAGAAGGCTTCACCAGCTAATGTTCGCAGACCGAGACTACGAACGTACTACTGGTGAAGAATTGAACGAAAAAGAGAGGCCTAATGTGAGTGTCATTAATTGGAAAGATAAGGACTACTCCGTTGTGACAATCCGATGTAAGGATAGACCAAAGCTTCTCTTTGATACAATTTGTACATTGACAGATATGCAGTATGTGGTTTTCCATGGCAATGTTGATGCTGAAGGACCAGTAGCCCACCAT GAGTACTGTATAAGACATATTGATGGATCCCCGATGAAATCAGATGCAGAACGGCAACGAGTGATTCAGTGTCTTGAAGCAGCAATAGAAAGAAGGGTATCTGAG GGATTGAAGCTAGAATTAAGTACCACGGACAGAGTAGGACTACTGTCAGACGTTACTAGGATCTTCCGCGAGAATGGCCTTACGGTCACCAGAGCAGAAGTGACAACTAGAGCAGGCAAAGCTGTAAATATGTTCTACGTTCGTGATTCATCAGGGTATCGTATTGATGCCAAGATCATAGAATCTGTTCGTCAGACCATCGGACAGACGATACTTAGAGTGAAAGGCAACATTGAAGGGTTAAATCCAGTTCCGCAAGAATCTCCAACTAGGTTCCTTTTTGGTGGTCTATTCAAGTCAAGATCCTTTTGTAATTTCGGTTTGGTTAGGTCGTATTCTTGA
- the LOC107876649 gene encoding ACT domain-containing protein ACR5 isoform X5, whose translation MIGQLISTPLKLSSLFLYLFYILDFHVFSLIGNADSLWFFFLPFVSKATVSYSQNIMVDEYEKFIRRMNPPRVVIDNESCKSATIIKVDSANKHGILLEVVQVLTDLNLVITKAYITSDGGWFMDVFNVTNQEGKKITDEAMLDYIMKSLGPDSSFASSMRRSVGVTTGIDYTSIELIGSDRPGLLSEVSAVLTNLKCNVINAKVWTHNTRAAAIMQVSDEENGDMQYVVFHGNVDAEGPVAHHEYCIRHIDGSPMKSDAERQRVIQCLEAAIERRVSEGLKLELSTTDRVGLLSDVTRIFRENGLTVTRAEVTTRAGKAVNMFYVRDSSGYRIDAKIIESVRQTIGQTILRVKGNIEGLNPVPQESPTRFLFGGLFKSRSFCNFGLVRSYS comes from the exons ATGATAGGTCAACTAATTTCCACACCCCTCAAATTGTCATCTTTATTCTTATACTTGTTTTACATTCTTGATTTCCATGTCTTCTCTCTGATTGGTAATGCTGATTCTCTCTGGTTTTTTTTCCTCCCTTTTGTCTCAAAAGCTACAGTTAGCTATTCTCAGAACATCATGGTTgatgaatatgaaaaatttattagaaGAATGAATCCACCAAG AGTGGTAATTGATAATGAGTCTTGCAAAAGTGCTACTATTATAAAG GTGGATAGTGCTAACAAACATGGAATACTTCTAGAGGTGGTACAAGTTCTAACTGATCTTAATCTTGTTATCACCAAGGCTTATATTACCTCAGATGGTGGATGGTTCATGGATG TTTTCAATGTAACTAATCAAGAAGGGAAAAAGATTACTGATGAAGCAATGTTGGATTATATCATGAAG TCTCTTGGTCCAGATTCTTCTTTCGCGTCATCCATGAGAAGATCAGTTGGGGTTACTACAGGAATCGACTACACCTCAATTGAGTTAATCGGAAGTGATAGACCAGGGCTATTGTCTGAAGTCAGCGCTGTCCTAACGAATCTTAAATGCAATGTGATAAATGCTAAGGTGTGGACACATAACACCCGAGCAGCAGCTATAATGCAAGTTAGCGATGAGGAAAACGGAG ATATGCAGTATGTGGTTTTCCATGGCAATGTTGATGCTGAAGGACCAGTAGCCCACCAT GAGTACTGTATAAGACATATTGATGGATCCCCGATGAAATCAGATGCAGAACGGCAACGAGTGATTCAGTGTCTTGAAGCAGCAATAGAAAGAAGGGTATCTGAG GGATTGAAGCTAGAATTAAGTACCACGGACAGAGTAGGACTACTGTCAGACGTTACTAGGATCTTCCGCGAGAATGGCCTTACGGTCACCAGAGCAGAAGTGACAACTAGAGCAGGCAAAGCTGTAAATATGTTCTACGTTCGTGATTCATCAGGGTATCGTATTGATGCCAAGATCATAGAATCTGTTCGTCAGACCATCGGACAGACGATACTTAGAGTGAAAGGCAACATTGAAGGGTTAAATCCAGTTCCGCAAGAATCTCCAACTAGGTTCCTTTTTGGTGGTCTATTCAAGTCAAGATCCTTTTGTAATTTCGGTTTGGTTAGGTCGTATTCTTGA
- the LOC107876649 gene encoding ACT domain-containing protein ACR4 isoform X1 yields MIGQLISTPLKLSSLFLYLFYILDFHVFSLIGNADSLWFFFLPFVSKATVSYSQNIMVDEYEKFIRRMNPPRVVIDNESCKSATIIKVDSANKHGILLEVVQVLTDLNLVITKAYITSDGGWFMDVFNVTNQEGKKITDEAMLDYIMKSLGPDSSFASSMRRSVGVTTGIDYTSIELIGSDRPGLLSEVSAVLTNLKCNVINAKVWTHNTRAAAIMQVSDEENGGIIDDPEKLSTMKQLLCNVLRCSNKFRDAKTIVSDGVSHTERRLHQLMFADRDYERTTGEELNEKERPNVSVINWKDKDYSVVTIRCKDRPKLLFDTICTLTDMQYVVFHGNVDAEGPVAHHEYCIRHIDGSPMKSDAERQRVIQCLEAAIERRVSEGLKLELSTTDRVGLLSDVTRIFRENGLTVTRAEVTTRAGKAVNMFYVRDSSGYRIDAKIIESVRQTIGQTILRVKGNIEGLNPVPQESPTRFLFGGLFKSRSFCNFGLVRSYS; encoded by the exons ATGATAGGTCAACTAATTTCCACACCCCTCAAATTGTCATCTTTATTCTTATACTTGTTTTACATTCTTGATTTCCATGTCTTCTCTCTGATTGGTAATGCTGATTCTCTCTGGTTTTTTTTCCTCCCTTTTGTCTCAAAAGCTACAGTTAGCTATTCTCAGAACATCATGGTTgatgaatatgaaaaatttattagaaGAATGAATCCACCAAG AGTGGTAATTGATAATGAGTCTTGCAAAAGTGCTACTATTATAAAG GTGGATAGTGCTAACAAACATGGAATACTTCTAGAGGTGGTACAAGTTCTAACTGATCTTAATCTTGTTATCACCAAGGCTTATATTACCTCAGATGGTGGATGGTTCATGGATG TTTTCAATGTAACTAATCAAGAAGGGAAAAAGATTACTGATGAAGCAATGTTGGATTATATCATGAAG TCTCTTGGTCCAGATTCTTCTTTCGCGTCATCCATGAGAAGATCAGTTGGGGTTACTACAGGAATCGACTACACCTCAATTGAGTTAATCGGAAGTGATAGACCAGGGCTATTGTCTGAAGTCAGCGCTGTCCTAACGAATCTTAAATGCAATGTGATAAATGCTAAGGTGTGGACACATAACACCCGAGCAGCAGCTATAATGCAAGTTAGCGATGAGGAAAACGGAGGTATAATTGATGATCCGGAAAAGTTGTCTACGATGAAGCAACTCTTGTGCAATGTACTTAGATGTAGCAATAAATTTAGGGATGCTAAGACAATTGTATCTGATGGGGTCTCTCATACTGAGAGAAGGCTTCACCAGCTAATGTTCGCAGACCGAGACTACGAACGTACTACTGGTGAAGAATTGAACGAAAAAGAGAGGCCTAATGTGAGTGTCATTAATTGGAAAGATAAGGACTACTCCGTTGTGACAATCCGATGTAAGGATAGACCAAAGCTTCTCTTTGATACAATTTGTACATTGACAGATATGCAGTATGTGGTTTTCCATGGCAATGTTGATGCTGAAGGACCAGTAGCCCACCAT GAGTACTGTATAAGACATATTGATGGATCCCCGATGAAATCAGATGCAGAACGGCAACGAGTGATTCAGTGTCTTGAAGCAGCAATAGAAAGAAGGGTATCTGAG GGATTGAAGCTAGAATTAAGTACCACGGACAGAGTAGGACTACTGTCAGACGTTACTAGGATCTTCCGCGAGAATGGCCTTACGGTCACCAGAGCAGAAGTGACAACTAGAGCAGGCAAAGCTGTAAATATGTTCTACGTTCGTGATTCATCAGGGTATCGTATTGATGCCAAGATCATAGAATCTGTTCGTCAGACCATCGGACAGACGATACTTAGAGTGAAAGGCAACATTGAAGGGTTAAATCCAGTTCCGCAAGAATCTCCAACTAGGTTCCTTTTTGGTGGTCTATTCAAGTCAAGATCCTTTTGTAATTTCGGTTTGGTTAGGTCGTATTCTTGA
- the LOC107876649 gene encoding ACT domain-containing protein ACR4 isoform X4 yields the protein MVDEYEKFIRRMNPPRVVIDNESCKSATIIKVDSANKHGILLEVVQVLTDLNLVITKAYITSDGGWFMDVFNVTNQEGKKITDEAMLDYIMKSLGPDSSFASSMRRSVGVTTGIDYTSIELIGSDRPGLLSEVSAVLTNLKCNVINAKVWTHNTRAAAIMQVSDEENGGIIDDPEKLSTMKQLLCNVLRCSNKFRDAKTIVSDGVSHTERRLHQLMFADRDYERTTGEELNEKERPNVSVINWKDKDYSVVTIRCKDRPKLLFDTICTLTDMQYVVFHGNVDAEGPVAHHEYCIRHIDGSPMKSDAERQRVIQCLEAAIERRVSEGLKLELSTTDRVGLLSDVTRIFRENGLTVTRAEVTTRAGKAVNMFYVRDSSGYRIDAKIIESVRQTIGQTILRVKGNIEGLNPVPQESPTRFLFGGLFKSRSFCNFGLVRSYS from the exons ATGGTTgatgaatatgaaaaatttattagaaGAATGAATCCACCAAG AGTGGTAATTGATAATGAGTCTTGCAAAAGTGCTACTATTATAAAG GTGGATAGTGCTAACAAACATGGAATACTTCTAGAGGTGGTACAAGTTCTAACTGATCTTAATCTTGTTATCACCAAGGCTTATATTACCTCAGATGGTGGATGGTTCATGGATG TTTTCAATGTAACTAATCAAGAAGGGAAAAAGATTACTGATGAAGCAATGTTGGATTATATCATGAAG TCTCTTGGTCCAGATTCTTCTTTCGCGTCATCCATGAGAAGATCAGTTGGGGTTACTACAGGAATCGACTACACCTCAATTGAGTTAATCGGAAGTGATAGACCAGGGCTATTGTCTGAAGTCAGCGCTGTCCTAACGAATCTTAAATGCAATGTGATAAATGCTAAGGTGTGGACACATAACACCCGAGCAGCAGCTATAATGCAAGTTAGCGATGAGGAAAACGGAGGTATAATTGATGATCCGGAAAAGTTGTCTACGATGAAGCAACTCTTGTGCAATGTACTTAGATGTAGCAATAAATTTAGGGATGCTAAGACAATTGTATCTGATGGGGTCTCTCATACTGAGAGAAGGCTTCACCAGCTAATGTTCGCAGACCGAGACTACGAACGTACTACTGGTGAAGAATTGAACGAAAAAGAGAGGCCTAATGTGAGTGTCATTAATTGGAAAGATAAGGACTACTCCGTTGTGACAATCCGATGTAAGGATAGACCAAAGCTTCTCTTTGATACAATTTGTACATTGACAGATATGCAGTATGTGGTTTTCCATGGCAATGTTGATGCTGAAGGACCAGTAGCCCACCAT GAGTACTGTATAAGACATATTGATGGATCCCCGATGAAATCAGATGCAGAACGGCAACGAGTGATTCAGTGTCTTGAAGCAGCAATAGAAAGAAGGGTATCTGAG GGATTGAAGCTAGAATTAAGTACCACGGACAGAGTAGGACTACTGTCAGACGTTACTAGGATCTTCCGCGAGAATGGCCTTACGGTCACCAGAGCAGAAGTGACAACTAGAGCAGGCAAAGCTGTAAATATGTTCTACGTTCGTGATTCATCAGGGTATCGTATTGATGCCAAGATCATAGAATCTGTTCGTCAGACCATCGGACAGACGATACTTAGAGTGAAAGGCAACATTGAAGGGTTAAATCCAGTTCCGCAAGAATCTCCAACTAGGTTCCTTTTTGGTGGTCTATTCAAGTCAAGATCCTTTTGTAATTTCGGTTTGGTTAGGTCGTATTCTTGA